A window of Burkholderia ubonensis contains these coding sequences:
- a CDS encoding HAD family hydrolase, with protein MRIETSFLFDLDGTLVDSVYQHVLAWKEALDAEGIELSVWRIHRKIGMSGGLFLNQLLRETSGDIDADRVERLARLHAAAYQRLRAQVRPLPGARELLAALSNAGIRWAIATSGRMETAAINLEALGVDPAKNVVVTRDQVKYAKPDPDLFLTAAAKLNVQIEHSVVVGDSIWDMLAASRCRALGVGLLSGGYGSDELERAGALRVYDDPADLLRHLDEVAARP; from the coding sequence ATGCGCATTGAAACGTCATTTCTGTTCGATCTCGACGGCACGCTCGTCGACAGCGTCTACCAGCACGTGCTCGCGTGGAAGGAAGCGCTCGATGCAGAAGGCATCGAGCTGTCGGTATGGCGCATCCACCGCAAGATCGGGATGAGCGGCGGGCTGTTCCTCAACCAGCTGCTGCGCGAAACGTCCGGCGACATCGACGCCGACCGCGTCGAGCGGCTCGCCCGGCTGCATGCGGCCGCCTACCAGCGGCTGCGCGCGCAGGTGCGGCCGCTGCCCGGTGCGCGCGAGCTGCTGGCCGCGCTGTCGAACGCCGGCATCCGCTGGGCGATCGCGACCAGCGGACGCATGGAAACCGCGGCCATCAATCTGGAGGCGCTCGGCGTCGATCCGGCGAAGAACGTGGTCGTCACGCGCGATCAGGTCAAGTATGCGAAGCCGGACCCCGATCTGTTCCTCACCGCCGCGGCGAAGTTGAACGTGCAGATCGAGCATAGCGTCGTGGTCGGCGACAGCATCTGGGACATGCTCGCGGCGAGCCGCTGTCGCGCGCTAGGCGTCGGGCTGTTGTCGGGCGGCTACGGCAGCGACGAACTGGAGCGCGCCGGCGCGCTGCGCGTGTATGACGATCCGGCCGATTTGCTGCGGCATCTCGACGAGGTGGCCGCGCGGCCGTGA
- a CDS encoding VTT domain-containing protein encodes MSTPDQTTHRPFAVNARDDAVPAWSPADEPTRHGMLECGRNCDEIRHADRFTILIDGAAYFATLRAALIRASHTVFIVGWDIDSRMRLVPDGANDGFPEPLGAFLCALAAARPRLRIYVLAWDFAMIYALERDWPPVYRTAWQSHRGIVFQLDGAHPRGASHHQKLVVIDDRVAFVGGLDLTRARWDTPSHAADEPRRRDADGASYRPFHDVQAMFDGDAAAAIGEQARQRWRYACGRRVAIRAHRHLDREDDVDPWPPGVPVDVRDVQLGIAYTAPRHRDREPVSQVRALVEDTIRAARRHLYIENQYFTAAVVRETLSPRLADACAPDVTVVAPPAHSGWLQEATMGVLRARLHAALVAADRFDRYRLLYPHVDGLDRDWVNVHSKVMIVDDECLVIGSANLNNRSMLLDTECDIALVAAGDARIRAAIAHMRDRLLAEHLGTTPAAVADAFAQPERPNAALDRLRAKDGRTLRTLDPAVAPQLDALVPVSARLDPERPIEPERLVREFVPLEQRRSLSARLVVLGACVLLIAALAAAWRFSPLGHELNVASLARAAMRAAQLPGAPALLLAGYVVAATLSVPITLLITVTGLVFGAWPGFAYAAAGTMAAAAATYGLGRWLGRDAVRRLAGARANRLSRHLGRSGIVAMTLLRLLPIAPFTVVNLVAGASHIGLRDYLVGTAIGMLPGIALTVTFAHQLTAALSHPDPGAFAWLTAIGIALVGLSVLLVRALRRWR; translated from the coding sequence ATGAGCACGCCCGACCAGACGACGCACCGGCCGTTCGCGGTCAACGCGCGCGACGACGCCGTACCGGCCTGGTCGCCCGCGGACGAGCCCACGCGCCACGGCATGCTCGAATGCGGCCGGAACTGCGACGAGATCCGTCATGCGGACCGCTTCACCATCCTCATCGACGGCGCCGCCTATTTCGCGACGCTGCGCGCGGCACTGATCCGCGCGAGCCACACCGTGTTCATCGTCGGGTGGGACATCGACAGCCGGATGCGGCTCGTGCCCGACGGCGCGAACGACGGCTTTCCGGAGCCGCTCGGCGCGTTTCTGTGCGCGCTCGCGGCGGCCCGTCCGCGCCTGCGCATCTACGTGCTCGCGTGGGACTTCGCGATGATCTACGCGCTCGAGCGCGACTGGCCGCCGGTGTACCGCACGGCGTGGCAATCCCATCGCGGGATCGTGTTCCAGCTCGACGGCGCGCATCCGCGCGGCGCATCGCATCACCAGAAGCTGGTCGTGATCGACGACCGCGTCGCATTCGTCGGCGGGCTCGACCTGACGCGCGCGCGCTGGGACACGCCGTCGCATGCGGCCGACGAGCCGCGCCGCCGCGACGCGGACGGCGCGTCATACCGGCCGTTTCACGACGTCCAGGCGATGTTCGACGGCGACGCGGCGGCGGCGATCGGCGAGCAGGCGCGCCAGCGCTGGCGTTACGCATGCGGGCGCCGCGTCGCGATCCGCGCGCATCGCCATCTCGATCGCGAGGACGACGTCGATCCCTGGCCGCCCGGCGTACCGGTCGACGTGCGCGACGTGCAACTCGGCATCGCCTATACGGCGCCGCGGCATCGCGACCGCGAACCGGTGTCGCAGGTGCGCGCGCTGGTGGAGGACACGATCCGCGCGGCCCGGCGGCATCTGTATATCGAGAACCAGTACTTCACGGCGGCCGTCGTGCGCGAAACGCTGTCGCCGCGCCTCGCCGACGCGTGCGCGCCGGATGTGACCGTCGTCGCGCCGCCCGCCCACAGCGGCTGGCTGCAGGAAGCGACGATGGGCGTGCTGCGCGCGCGCCTGCATGCCGCGCTCGTCGCGGCCGACCGCTTCGATCGCTACCGGCTGCTGTATCCGCACGTCGACGGTCTCGACCGCGATTGGGTGAACGTCCACAGCAAGGTGATGATCGTCGACGACGAGTGCCTCGTGATCGGCAGCGCGAATCTCAACAATCGCTCGATGCTGCTCGACACCGAATGCGACATCGCGCTCGTCGCCGCGGGCGACGCGCGCATCCGCGCGGCGATCGCGCACATGCGCGACCGGCTGCTCGCCGAGCATCTCGGCACGACGCCCGCGGCCGTCGCCGACGCGTTCGCGCAGCCGGAACGGCCGAATGCCGCGCTCGACCGGCTGCGCGCGAAGGACGGACGCACGCTGCGCACGCTGGACCCGGCCGTCGCGCCGCAGCTCGACGCGCTCGTGCCCGTCAGCGCGCGGCTCGACCCCGAGCGGCCGATCGAGCCCGAGCGGCTCGTGCGCGAATTCGTGCCGCTGGAACAGCGCCGCTCGCTGAGCGCGCGTCTCGTCGTGCTCGGCGCATGCGTGCTGCTGATCGCCGCGCTCGCGGCCGCGTGGCGTTTTTCGCCGCTCGGCCACGAGCTGAATGTCGCGTCGCTCGCGCGCGCGGCGATGCGCGCCGCGCAACTGCCGGGCGCGCCCGCGCTGCTGCTCGCCGGCTACGTGGTCGCGGCGACGCTGTCGGTGCCGATCACGCTGCTGATCACCGTCACGGGCCTCGTGTTCGGCGCGTGGCCCGGTTTCGCGTATGCGGCCGCGGGCACGATGGCGGCGGCCGCCGCCACCTACGGCCTTGGCCGCTGGCTCGGGCGCGACGCGGTGCGCCGGCTTGCCGGCGCGCGCGCGAACCGGCTGAGCCGGCATCTCGGCAGGAGCGGCATCGTCGCGATGACCTTGCTGCGGCTGCTGCCGATCGCGCCGTTTACGGTCGTGAACCTCGTTGCGGGCGCTTCGCACATCGGGCTGCGCGATTACCTGGTCGGCACCGCGATCGGGATGCTGCCCGGCATCGCGCTGACCGTGACGTTCGCCCACCAGCTGACCGCCGCGTTGAGCCACCCGGATCCCGGCGCGTTCGCGTGGCTCACGGCGATCGGCATCGCGCTGGTCGGCCTCTCGGTGCTGCTCGTCCGGGCGCTGCGACGATGGCGCTGA
- a CDS encoding sugar transporter, protein MATPDAVSSEQSWWGVLALALTAFIFNTTEFVPVALLGAIGDSLHMQPTDVGLMLTIYAWTVAVVSLPLTFVTRHVERRKLLSCALLVFVASHVVTGVAWNFTVLIIGRLGVACAHAIFWSISVPLAVRLAPSDRKSRALSLLAMGTAIAMVAGIPLGRVIGEALGWRVTFLVIGAAAAVALLLLRATLPTLASQGAGSLASIGTFLRKPALVSLYAITVLVVSAHFTSYTYIEPFVQTVNHASSSRITYVLILFGVAGMPAAICFNRVFPERPADFLLASIVALSACLLVLFPSALNIVTLSVHTLVWGGAIICFGLAMQAWVLKLAPDATDLAVSIFSALYNVGIGAGALLGNHIARDFGLAWIGTFGGVVGIVSAAIAWAALRLHERRASA, encoded by the coding sequence ATGGCAACTCCGGACGCCGTCAGTTCCGAGCAGTCGTGGTGGGGCGTCCTGGCCCTCGCGCTCACTGCCTTCATTTTCAACACCACCGAATTCGTCCCCGTCGCCCTGCTCGGCGCGATCGGCGACAGCCTTCACATGCAGCCGACCGACGTCGGCCTGATGCTGACGATCTATGCGTGGACCGTGGCCGTCGTGTCGCTGCCGCTCACCTTCGTCACGCGTCACGTCGAGCGCCGCAAGCTGCTCAGTTGCGCGCTGCTCGTGTTCGTCGCCAGTCACGTCGTGACCGGCGTCGCGTGGAATTTCACGGTGCTGATAATCGGGCGGCTCGGCGTCGCGTGCGCGCATGCGATCTTCTGGTCGATCTCGGTGCCGCTCGCGGTGCGCCTCGCGCCGAGCGACCGCAAGAGCCGCGCGCTGAGCCTGCTCGCGATGGGCACCGCGATCGCGATGGTCGCCGGCATTCCGCTCGGGCGCGTGATCGGCGAAGCGCTCGGCTGGCGCGTCACGTTCCTCGTGATCGGCGCGGCGGCGGCCGTCGCCTTGCTGCTGCTGCGCGCGACGCTGCCGACGCTCGCGAGCCAGGGCGCCGGCTCGCTCGCCAGCATCGGCACGTTCCTGCGCAAGCCGGCGCTGGTGTCGCTGTACGCGATCACGGTGCTGGTCGTGTCGGCTCACTTCACGTCGTACACGTACATCGAACCGTTCGTGCAGACCGTCAATCATGCGAGCAGCAGCCGGATCACCTACGTGCTGATCCTGTTCGGCGTCGCGGGGATGCCCGCGGCCATCTGCTTCAACCGCGTGTTCCCGGAGCGGCCGGCCGACTTCCTGCTCGCGTCGATCGTGGCGTTGTCCGCGTGTCTGCTGGTGCTGTTTCCGAGCGCGCTGAACATCGTCACGCTGTCCGTGCACACGCTGGTGTGGGGCGGCGCGATCATCTGCTTCGGCCTTGCAATGCAGGCATGGGTGCTGAAACTGGCGCCGGACGCGACCGATCTCGCCGTCTCGATCTTTTCCGCGCTCTACAACGTCGGGATCGGCGCAGGGGCGCTGCTGGGCAACCACATCGCGCGCGACTTCGGACTCGCGTGGATCGGCACGTTCGGCGGCGTGGTCGGTATCGTGTCGGCCGCGATCGCGTGGGCCGCGTTGCGGCTGCATGAGCGACGCGCGTCAGCGTAG
- a CDS encoding MgtC/SapB family protein: MIGHIELLGRLLLAALLGSVVGLERERLNWAAGLRTHMLVCVGSALVMLVSIFGFADVHGQAGVVLDPSRVAAQVVSGIGFLGAGSILLRGEVVRGLTTAASLWAVAGIGLAAGGGMYVAALGATAIVLVILAGVKPLERRFIAQRQQRTLRLVVERGGLTLATLHDALGNGRVRVKRFIVQQSDDDPDTDDISVSFSRTSGAEFAAICRTLKGITGVRTCCPDNDNSSRSFA, encoded by the coding sequence ATGATCGGCCATATCGAACTTCTCGGACGCCTGCTGCTCGCCGCGCTGCTCGGCAGCGTGGTCGGGCTCGAGCGCGAGCGACTCAACTGGGCCGCGGGCCTGCGCACGCACATGCTGGTGTGCGTCGGCTCCGCGCTCGTGATGCTCGTCTCGATCTTCGGCTTCGCCGACGTGCACGGGCAGGCAGGCGTCGTGCTCGATCCGTCGCGGGTCGCCGCGCAGGTGGTGTCGGGCATCGGCTTTCTCGGCGCCGGCTCGATCCTGCTGCGCGGCGAAGTGGTGCGCGGGCTGACGACGGCCGCGAGCCTGTGGGCCGTGGCCGGCATCGGCCTCGCCGCGGGCGGCGGCATGTATGTCGCGGCGCTGGGCGCAACCGCGATCGTGCTCGTGATCCTCGCCGGCGTGAAGCCGCTCGAGCGCCGCTTCATCGCGCAACGGCAGCAGCGCACGCTGCGCCTCGTCGTCGAGCGCGGCGGCCTCACGCTCGCGACGCTGCACGACGCGCTCGGCAACGGCCGCGTGCGCGTGAAGCGCTTCATCGTCCAGCAATCCGACGACGACCCCGATACCGACGACATCTCGGTGTCGTTCTCGCGCACGAGCGGAGCGGAATTTGCGGCGATCTGCCGGACGCTGAAAGGTATCACCGGCGTGCGCACCTGTTGCCCCGACAACGACAACTCGTCAAGGAGTTTCGCGTGA
- a CDS encoding DUF6566 family protein: MEHQPDAQVRDPYRGHEIRVWARRNERGAWADEVQVYVDGARIELFVPEPANPEWASEEEALRAGVERGRYLIDKRLDDD, translated from the coding sequence ATGGAGCATCAACCCGATGCACAGGTGCGCGATCCGTATCGCGGCCACGAGATACGCGTGTGGGCGCGCCGCAACGAACGCGGCGCGTGGGCGGACGAGGTGCAGGTGTACGTCGACGGCGCGCGCATCGAGCTGTTCGTGCCGGAGCCGGCGAATCCGGAGTGGGCGTCGGAAGAGGAGGCGCTGCGCGCGGGCGTCGAGCGTGGACGTTATCTGATCGACAAGCGGCTCGATGACGATTGA
- a CDS encoding endonuclease/exonuclease/phosphatase family protein produces the protein MALSTQAAPPPDIVTSDAAPAGAPRGHNLRIATYNIHGGYGAWPARAVERIVAVIRELDADVIALQEVPLGGSRGADVLAHLRAATGLNAAAGVTIDTTERRYGNAVLSRCPIRAARTLDLSFRHREPRGALDADIDCGAGLIRVVATHLGLSAAERSEQVQRLLAAFDTGAMPVILLGDINEWLMRGRALRTLVTRFRRAPAPRTFPTLYPLFALDRIWIHPGELLVDVAVHRSMLARHASDHYPLVAQMRVEPGAGTPLAG, from the coding sequence ATGGCGCTGAGCACGCAAGCGGCGCCGCCGCCGGACATCGTCACGTCGGACGCCGCGCCGGCCGGCGCGCCGCGCGGGCACAACCTGCGGATCGCGACGTACAACATCCACGGCGGCTACGGCGCATGGCCCGCGCGCGCGGTCGAGCGCATCGTCGCGGTGATCCGCGAGCTCGACGCGGACGTGATCGCGCTGCAGGAAGTGCCGCTCGGCGGCTCGCGGGGCGCCGACGTGCTCGCGCACCTGCGCGCGGCCACCGGCCTGAACGCGGCGGCCGGCGTGACGATCGACACCACCGAGCGGCGCTACGGCAACGCGGTGTTGTCGCGCTGCCCGATCCGCGCGGCGCGCACGCTCGACCTGTCGTTCCGCCATCGCGAACCGCGCGGCGCGCTCGACGCCGACATCGATTGCGGCGCCGGCCTGATACGCGTGGTGGCGACCCATCTGGGGCTGTCGGCCGCCGAACGCAGCGAGCAGGTGCAGCGCCTGCTCGCTGCGTTCGACACGGGAGCGATGCCCGTGATCCTGCTGGGCGACATCAACGAATGGCTGATGCGCGGCCGCGCACTGCGCACGTTGGTGACGCGCTTCCGGCGCGCGCCCGCGCCGCGCACCTTCCCGACCCTCTATCCGCTGTTCGCGCTCGACCGGATCTGGATCCATCCCGGCGAACTGCTGGTCGACGTCGCCGTGCATCGCAGCATGCTCGCGCGCCACGCATCCGATCACTATCCGCTGGTCGCGCAGATGCGCGTGGAACCGGGCGCGGGCACACCGCTTGCGGGCTGA
- a CDS encoding phage protein NinX family protein encodes MRTDELTGTALDYWCARALCADDEDTLSFTAVEPQVIVTAACDALRRLDAQFAPSASWADAGAVLEHAVELRVVRRADGVECDARFDDGPSTCAARAPNLRVALLRAFVRARFGDEVDTPPAFAHRMERGMPVRHDVGVPIPSTDHDPATGESSDIRSIPRM; translated from the coding sequence ATGCGAACCGACGAACTCACCGGAACGGCCCTCGATTACTGGTGCGCACGCGCATTGTGCGCGGACGACGAAGACACGCTGAGCTTCACGGCCGTCGAGCCGCAGGTGATCGTGACCGCCGCATGCGACGCGCTGCGGCGGCTCGACGCGCAGTTCGCGCCGTCGGCGTCGTGGGCCGATGCGGGCGCGGTGCTCGAGCACGCGGTCGAACTGCGCGTGGTGCGGCGCGCGGACGGCGTCGAATGCGATGCGCGCTTCGACGACGGCCCGTCGACCTGCGCGGCCCGCGCGCCGAACCTGCGCGTCGCACTGCTGCGCGCGTTCGTGCGCGCGCGCTTCGGCGACGAAGTCGACACGCCGCCGGCGTTCGCGCACCGGATGGAGCGCGGCATGCCGGTGCGGCACGACGTCGGCGTGCCGATTCCTTCCACCGACCACGATCCGGCCACGGGCGAAAGCTCGGATATCCGCTCGATCCCGCGCATGTGA
- a CDS encoding alpha-1,4-glucan--maltose-1-phosphate maltosyltransferase, producing MNVTSPFAPHVYFCDARLVGPLDAWPATFAHIAGMGFDHVLIGSFWAASAAGFPRHVADFHRPAAAFATRAGALETFSRLAQLAHGHGLRVMLEVVPDRIARVNPLRSEHPDWYVERAHDDALIDPRSAAHEMDVAHAQLGDDAPHDAHDGLGAWWCKHLVTYADACAAGFLIDAPQRLPAAWWPAWRAALRRARPDVAVLAGVPGHARDALVQLEAAGFDGVFSSARWWDLRAPWFVDEHRLLRRIASPIACPDAFDGPRIAEDWHGAPDEVLVRAYHRAMWTAAALGTGWLVPMGFERGVALPLMTRDADAARYRAAFDGARFDLSGALADANAWRRATPLAAQRGEIAQLSAPGATATVLLRGSGPSLEHDDTALVVALNPDLDAPARVDPAAILPGVPGGFTHVAAPGGTRKRGSAALEAFTLEPGGYAVLDARRAPPATTRADAARERTALSAALAADRIAIERVEPAVDGGRFAIKRVIGDTLVVHASIFTDGHAHLSAVLQWRADDEDDWREVPFVAEPNDRWHASVVLDRLGRHAFRVVAWRDDWASLVTNVAKKRAAGQDVMLELREAQLLLATALKQAAPADRRAIAQMQRLADEFGDASPEARLAMLGAPALADAYAALRYRPFVTHDETVYPVEVERRAARFASWYELFPRSQSNDPSRHGTFDDVIARLPAIRAMGFDVLYFPPVHPIGTTARKGRNNTLSAGPDDPGSPYAIGSPDGGHTAVHPQLGTLESFRTLVDAARAQGLEIALDFAIQCSPDHPWLAAHPGWFDWRPDGSLHYAENPPKRYQDIVNPDFYAPDALPGLWLALRDIVLFWVEAGVRIFRVDNPHTKPLPFWAWMIADVRGRHPDVVFLSEAFTRPKMMYRLAKIGFSQSYTYFTWRETKHEFIEYLTELTAGPPREFFRPNFFVNTPDINPRHLQNAPRSQFVIRAALAATLAGSWGMYSGFEIGESAPLPDSEEYADAEKYELRARDWSKAAHIGGEVARLNRARRDHPALQTHLGLTFVPADNDQVLVFVKATPAHDSVVVVAISLDPWHPQATDFTLDASLWRGFGLVDGEPLDALEQDAAHAETWRGHRQYVSLDPHVRPYAIWRLAPSPGAARAAAPEPGEARRLSGAHG from the coding sequence ATGAACGTCACATCGCCCTTCGCCCCGCATGTCTACTTCTGCGACGCGCGCCTCGTCGGCCCGCTCGACGCATGGCCCGCCACGTTCGCGCACATCGCGGGAATGGGCTTCGACCACGTGCTGATCGGCAGCTTCTGGGCCGCCAGCGCCGCGGGCTTTCCGCGTCACGTCGCCGATTTCCATCGGCCGGCCGCGGCGTTCGCGACGCGCGCCGGCGCGCTCGAAACCTTCTCGCGGCTCGCGCAGCTCGCGCACGGTCACGGCTTGCGCGTGATGCTCGAAGTCGTGCCGGACCGCATCGCGCGCGTCAACCCGCTGCGCAGCGAGCATCCTGACTGGTACGTCGAGCGCGCGCACGACGACGCCCTGATCGACCCGCGCAGCGCCGCGCACGAGATGGACGTCGCGCACGCGCAGCTCGGCGACGATGCGCCGCACGACGCGCACGACGGACTCGGCGCATGGTGGTGCAAACATCTCGTCACGTACGCGGATGCCTGCGCGGCCGGCTTCCTGATCGACGCGCCGCAGCGTCTGCCGGCCGCATGGTGGCCCGCGTGGCGCGCGGCGCTGCGCCGCGCGCGCCCCGACGTCGCGGTGCTCGCGGGCGTGCCCGGCCATGCGCGCGACGCGCTCGTGCAGTTGGAGGCGGCCGGCTTCGACGGCGTGTTCTCGTCGGCGCGCTGGTGGGATCTGCGCGCGCCGTGGTTCGTCGACGAGCACCGGCTGCTGCGCCGCATCGCGTCGCCGATCGCGTGCCCCGATGCGTTCGACGGCCCGCGCATCGCGGAAGACTGGCATGGCGCGCCGGACGAGGTGCTGGTGCGCGCGTACCACCGCGCCATGTGGACCGCGGCGGCGCTCGGCACCGGCTGGCTCGTGCCGATGGGCTTCGAGCGCGGCGTCGCGTTGCCGCTGATGACGCGCGACGCGGACGCCGCGCGCTATCGCGCCGCGTTCGACGGCGCGCGCTTCGATCTGTCGGGCGCGCTGGCCGATGCGAACGCGTGGCGCCGCGCGACGCCGCTGGCGGCGCAACGCGGCGAGATCGCGCAACTGAGCGCGCCCGGCGCGACCGCGACCGTACTGCTGCGCGGCAGCGGCCCGTCGCTCGAACACGACGACACGGCGCTCGTCGTCGCGCTGAATCCCGATCTGGACGCGCCCGCACGCGTCGACCCGGCGGCGATCCTGCCCGGCGTGCCGGGCGGCTTCACGCATGTCGCCGCGCCCGGCGGCACGCGCAAGCGCGGCTCGGCCGCGCTCGAGGCGTTCACGCTGGAGCCGGGCGGCTATGCGGTGCTCGACGCCCGGCGCGCCCCGCCCGCGACGACGCGCGCCGACGCGGCCCGCGAGCGCACCGCGCTATCGGCGGCGCTCGCGGCCGACCGGATCGCGATCGAGCGCGTCGAGCCGGCCGTCGACGGCGGGCGCTTCGCGATCAAGCGCGTGATCGGCGACACGCTGGTTGTACACGCATCGATCTTCACGGACGGCCATGCGCATCTGTCAGCCGTGCTGCAATGGCGCGCCGACGACGAGGACGACTGGCGCGAGGTGCCGTTCGTCGCCGAGCCGAACGATCGCTGGCACGCGAGCGTCGTGCTCGACCGGCTCGGCCGTCACGCGTTCCGCGTGGTCGCATGGCGCGACGACTGGGCGTCGCTCGTCACCAACGTCGCGAAGAAGCGCGCAGCCGGCCAGGACGTGATGCTGGAGCTGCGCGAAGCGCAACTGCTGCTCGCGACCGCGCTGAAACAGGCCGCGCCGGCCGACCGTCGCGCGATCGCGCAGATGCAGCGGCTCGCCGACGAATTCGGCGACGCGTCGCCCGAAGCGCGGCTCGCGATGCTCGGCGCACCGGCGCTCGCCGACGCATACGCGGCGCTGCGCTACCGGCCGTTCGTCACGCACGACGAGACGGTATACCCGGTCGAGGTCGAGCGCCGCGCCGCGCGCTTCGCGAGCTGGTACGAGCTGTTCCCGCGTTCGCAGAGCAACGATCCGTCCCGGCACGGCACGTTCGACGACGTGATCGCGCGCCTGCCGGCGATCCGCGCGATGGGCTTCGACGTGCTCTACTTTCCGCCGGTCCATCCGATCGGCACGACCGCGCGCAAGGGCCGCAACAACACGCTGAGCGCCGGCCCCGACGACCCCGGCAGCCCGTATGCGATCGGCTCGCCCGACGGCGGCCACACGGCCGTGCATCCGCAGCTCGGCACGCTCGAGTCATTCCGCACGCTGGTCGACGCGGCGCGCGCGCAGGGGCTCGAGATCGCGCTCGATTTCGCGATCCAGTGCTCGCCCGATCATCCGTGGCTCGCCGCGCATCCCGGCTGGTTCGACTGGCGCCCCGACGGCTCGCTGCACTATGCGGAGAACCCGCCGAAGCGCTATCAGGACATCGTGAACCCCGACTTCTACGCGCCCGATGCGCTGCCCGGCCTGTGGCTCGCGCTGCGCGACATCGTGCTGTTCTGGGTCGAAGCCGGCGTGCGGATCTTCCGCGTCGACAACCCGCATACCAAGCCGCTGCCGTTCTGGGCGTGGATGATCGCGGACGTGCGCGGCAGGCATCCGGACGTCGTGTTCCTGTCGGAGGCGTTCACGCGGCCGAAGATGATGTACCGGCTCGCCAAGATCGGCTTCTCGCAGTCGTACACCTATTTCACGTGGCGCGAGACGAAGCACGAGTTCATCGAGTATCTGACCGAGCTGACGGCCGGGCCGCCGCGCGAATTCTTCCGGCCGAACTTCTTCGTCAATACGCCCGACATCAATCCGCGCCACCTGCAGAACGCGCCGCGCTCCCAGTTCGTGATCCGCGCGGCGCTCGCGGCGACGCTCGCCGGCTCGTGGGGCATGTATTCGGGCTTCGAGATCGGCGAGTCCGCGCCGCTGCCCGACAGCGAGGAATATGCGGACGCCGAGAAGTACGAGCTGCGCGCGCGCGACTGGAGCAAGGCCGCGCATATCGGCGGCGAAGTCGCGCGGCTGAACCGCGCGCGGCGCGACCATCCGGCGCTGCAAACCCATCTCGGCCTCACGTTCGTCCCTGCGGACAACGATCAGGTGCTCGTGTTCGTGAAGGCGACGCCCGCCCACGACAGCGTCGTGGTGGTGGCGATCAGCCTCGACCCGTGGCATCCGCAGGCCACCGACTTCACGCTGGACGCGTCGCTGTGGCGCGGCTTCGGGCTGGTCGACGGCGAGCCGCTCGATGCGCTCGAACAGGACGCCGCCCATGCCGAGACCTGGCGCGGCCATCGTCAATACGTATCGCTCGACCCGCATGTGCGGCCGTACGCGATCTGGCGGCTCGCGCCGTCGCCCGGCGCCGCGCGAGCGGCGGCGCCCGAGCCGGGCGAGGCCCGGCGCCTTTCGGGAGCACACGGATGA
- a CDS encoding succinate dehydrogenase/fumarate reductase iron-sulfur subunit, producing MNDPRTLHIYRYDPDRDAAPYMQRYEIDVSADDRMLLDVLGRLKHDDETLSYRRSCREGICGSDAMNINGKNGLACLTNMKTLPREIVLRPLPGLPVVRDLIVDMTDFFNQYHSIRPYLINDTTPPERERLQTPEERDQLDGLYECILCACCSTSCPSYWWNPDKFVGPAGLLQAYRFIADSRDMATAERLDNLEDPYRLFRCRTIMNCTDVCPKGLNPTKAISEIRTMLVRRTV from the coding sequence ATGAACGATCCGCGTACGCTACACATCTACCGTTACGATCCCGACCGCGACGCCGCGCCGTACATGCAGCGCTACGAGATCGACGTGAGCGCCGACGACCGCATGCTGCTCGACGTGCTCGGACGCCTGAAGCACGACGACGAGACGCTGTCGTACCGGCGCTCGTGCCGCGAGGGGATTTGCGGCTCCGATGCGATGAACATCAACGGCAAGAACGGGCTCGCGTGCCTGACCAACATGAAGACGCTGCCGCGCGAGATCGTGCTCAGGCCGCTGCCCGGGTTGCCGGTGGTGCGCGATCTGATCGTCGACATGACGGACTTCTTCAACCAGTATCACTCGATACGGCCTTACCTGATCAATGACACGACGCCGCCTGAACGCGAGCGGTTGCAGACGCCGGAGGAGCGCGATCAGCTCGACGGGCTGTATGAGTGCATTTTGTGTGCGTGCTGTTCGACGTCGTGCCCGAGCTATTGGTGGAACCCGGACAAGTTCGTCGGGCCGGCGGGGTTGCTGCAGGCGTACCGGTTCATTGCCGATTCACGCGATATGGCGACGGCCGAGCGGCTCGATAATCTCGAGGATCCGTATCGGCTGTTCCGGTGCCGGACGATCATGAATTGCACGGATGTGTGCCCGAAGGGGTTGAATCCGACGAAGGCGATTTCGGAGATTCGGACGATGTTGGTCAGGAGGACGGTTTAG